A region of Pirellulales bacterium DNA encodes the following proteins:
- a CDS encoding SDR family NAD(P)-dependent oxidoreductase — MKLTGNTIFITGCGSGIGRGLAEALHKRGNQVIIAGRRKGRLTEVARANPGVRWVELDMEDPASISAVAGRLIAEYPKLNVLINNAGVMQVDDVSAPIDEKMLVTTLTTNVMGPIRMTGALIEHLKRQDDAAVINTSSGLGFVPLAMTAVYSATKAALHSYTLSLRYKLKGTQVKALEIAPPWVQTDLLGSNNEPRAMPLAEFIEETMRILGTDAEEVLVERAKPLRNNVGPNEAAFVIQFNDMMAGPK; from the coding sequence ATGAAACTTACGGGCAACACGATCTTCATCACCGGCTGCGGATCGGGCATCGGGCGCGGCCTGGCAGAGGCGCTCCACAAACGCGGCAATCAGGTGATCATCGCCGGCCGACGCAAGGGGCGCCTCACCGAGGTCGCCCGCGCCAACCCCGGCGTACGGTGGGTCGAGCTTGACATGGAGGACCCCGCCAGCATCTCCGCCGTCGCCGGCAGGCTCATCGCGGAGTACCCGAAGCTCAACGTGCTGATTAACAACGCCGGCGTCATGCAAGTCGACGACGTCTCCGCCCCGATCGACGAGAAGATGCTGGTCACCACGCTCACGACGAACGTCATGGGGCCGATCCGGATGACCGGTGCGCTGATCGAGCACCTGAAGCGTCAGGACGACGCGGCCGTGATCAACACCTCGTCGGGCCTGGGGTTCGTTCCGCTCGCAATGACGGCGGTCTATTCGGCGACGAAGGCCGCGCTGCACTCGTATACGTTGTCGCTCCGCTACAAGCTCAAGGGCACCCAGGTGAAAGCGCTTGAGATCGCGCCGCCATGGGTGCAGACGGACCTGCTCGGCAGCAATAACGAACCGCGGGCCATGCCGCTCGCCGAGTTCATCGAAGAGACGATGCGGATCCTCGGGACAGACGCGGAGGAAGTGCTGGTCGAGCGGGCAAAGCCGCTCCGAAACAACGTCGGCCCCAATGAGGCCGCGTTCGTGATCCAGTTCAATGATATGATGGCTGGCCCGAAGTGA